The sequence gcgtatgagtaatgtcaacaatgtgtgcgtaaaaacaaactcctgcgcttcttttcctgattttaatcaataaatcttccatatggttgaaaaataaaccaatcagttcattatGTTTAAATTTGcatttcaagaaaagcgaaaatgttagtctaaaactcttactTTTTTCCTGAAAACTCCTCGCGAAAAatcatttcagtttcagcttacttccactaatacatttgattagcaacaaacacattcctatgtgGATTTTCTCAAGCAGAAATTAATGCGATAACAAAATTTATGTTCCttttataagtaaacccgcaaaataggaacctttaatttaacacgcgagactcaatggatatggaattttgtcgtaaaactatttatttttccggaaaactgcttttgtaacagaaaatatttagttttgtttattttgtgtagcgcaatacaaatgcattgaagcagtgtagcTAACTTTGTTCATTATTTGTTAAAGTTTCGACAACAAATTATctcaaatatatagttttatctcTTCGACTCGATGCGACCTGATCACTGTTTCGCATTTCGAATTCAAAGAATAGTCCTACATCAAAACGAGCTATATATAGTTCTGTGACCAGTTGTTTAGATATCTACGCACTTGCACATTTGATTAATAGTCAATTTTCGGGTATGTTAATCCCTTTCAGGGAACCTTTcagaaaatctaatttttgctTTTTAAGGGGTTCGCAGGTTTGCTCTCTGAGAATTAGATCTTTGGTAGGTCCAAGTTCACAACCACAATCAAGAAGAGAGCGTCTCTTGCTCATGAAAATAATTGTTACGGTCGTCGCTGAAAGTGTGAAGATTGTGTATGCTACATGACTGTAGTATTGCATTTTCATGTTAATGAATTTTGATTATGATTTTTGTAGCAGTTTAGTACTAATCTGAAACCTAATCTAGTTTAAATAGTTTTCCCGAAAAAAACctcatggtatttatttttcatACAATAATTGTACGTTTTTTCCCAATTCCATCATGATTTAGCGCCCCCCGGCATTGCCGTGTATTATATTTTATGGGCTGTTTTTCCGGTTTCATTGGTGTCGAAGTGTGtcacaaaaataaaagaaaaacattatgtttcgtcttcgactcgtcagtgcatgacAGTCTATGGTGAACTTTTTTGTCACTCAGTAGTTCAACATTGCTTagaagattatgttgaacttcgaactgacataacagttcaacataaactgcaacGCCGTGACGAATCGAATACGCATCCTAAGGTATATGAAAACGATAAAAATTGGTCAAATtctgaaacgaaaaaaatcggcaAGCAATTTTTATAGGAAAATAAATTCGTGTTCTCTCATTGTAACAAAAGTATATCGGATGCACCAGTGTTACTATTAGTGATATCTATGACACCAACTGTGCGTACTTAAAACGTCACGTCGAAAAATATTGCATGTCATACGGATATATCCCGTATCACACCCCAGAAATGATGGAAgatcaaacggaaacaaaatcagacaatctagtaggcaatcacgGGTAGCTCACAGAGTTTCTGGTTTCGCTAATGACATTCAGCCAACGGTCAGTAAACGATGATGTTCTCGAGGCAAGGCTTACTGCTgttactgaattttatttgcCTGTTGCTTACAAGCTGGACGCAATTTAATTCACATTTCGCAAACGATCGCAGCCGCAGTGCAATCGTTCAGCTGTTCGAATGGACTTTCGTGGATATTCAAGCCGAGTGTGTATTGCATCTGGGACCAACTGGGTTTGGAGCTGTGCAGGTATCACCGGTGAACGAAGTTCGCATATTACCAAACCGATCGTGGCGTGAACGGTACGAACCAATCTCGTACAAGATATTAGGTCGTTCTGGAGCAGAAATGCAACTCCGTTCAATGGTCAAGACCTGCAACGCAGCTGGAGTACGAATCTATGTGGAAGTGGTACTGAACAGTATGGCCGGTGGTACTGGATCTGTTCAAGGTACTGGGGGTTCGGTAGCCTATCCCTCCTACCGAGATTATCCAGACGCTTCATATGGGATAGGAGATTTCAATCACCCTTGCACGGTTCTAAACCAAAGCGATCCGCATCAGGTGCGAAATTGCCAGATTGATGAATTGCCTGATTTGAATCAAGGACTGACGAGTGTTCGGCGCAGAATTGTTGATTTTttgaacaaactgatttcgatgGGAGTAGCAGGATTTTATATTCATGCTGCGAGAAACATGTGGCCGCATGATTTGAAGGTGAGTTGTACGGCGTTCGTTTTAATGTGAGAGTAAATCGAATGTTTTTCAGGCTATATATTCGCAGTTGGAAAATTTGAGTACGACAGCGGGATTTTCCTCTCGAAGCCGTCCTTTCATCTACCAGGATGTGATGGATTTGAGAAGTGAAGAAACATTTAGAAAAGAATACGTCTTGTTGGGTATGACAACTGAGTATCGTTTTGCTTACGACATCGGTGCGATTATATTCAAACAGAAGCCCTTTCACTGGATGGTTAATCTGGGAACGAAGATAGGTTACATACCGAGGGAGCATTCCGTTATTTTTCTGGATGATCCTGTCTTGCAGAGAATTCCGAATGTGGACGATTTGCCTAAAATTGTAACTTTCAAACATCGCAGGTTGTATAGCATTGCGCTTGTTTTCATGCTTGGACATCGTTATGGAACTCCGAGAATCATGAGTTCTTACAATTTCAACAACAGAAACGAGGGACTCCCAAGCGATACTAGAGGCAAAATTTCGCCCGTTACTCTGGATGCGGAAGGCCAGTGCACAGGTGGTTGGATATGTGAGCATCGCTGGAAAATAGTAGCTAGCATGATGAGATTCAGGACTGAGGTTTCTTGGCAATCCGTGATCAGTTGGGTGGATAACGGACAAAACCAGCTGGCGTTTTGCCGCGGTAAAGCTGGTTTTATCGCAATCAATGCTGAAATATCGTTAAGCATGAAGGCAAACGTTTTCACCTGCATGAAGGCTGGAATTTACTGTGATATTATTAGCGGAAAAGTCGACGGAACTAAATGTAGTGGAATAGCCGTAACAGTGAACGATGACGGAAGAGCAGATATATTTATCTCTAGTAGGGCTAATGAACCCTTTGTTGTCTTGCTAGCGAGTGAAAAGTTGCCCTAAATACACGTTCTGTTCATAACTGTCACATTTATCTAATATATTAGCGAGTCAATGATAGGAAATCATTGAATTTATGTGCatgaaatatttgaatattatcTACTGAATCAAATATGTTTGATTTAGTgaccaaatttatttatttatttttatatttatttattccttcATCTGATCAGATATAGTCTACATGAAGCATTGGAAggggaaaagcccatttgaaGATCCAAACAGAAACTATCTtcaatttggcataaaaatCCCTTCTTCTTTTCTAATTTCTATGGTTGGCTGAACTGACAGtataatcacatcacaaacAGGTTCATATTACATAAATtgacatattggtttttacataAATTCTTATACACTAAGTAAATCTCTTAAGTCTATCTTTAAAATTATCACATGGAATGGAAAAGTCGAGAAAATCATAGACATTGTTAAAATACAACACATCCCCCTTATGGGTTCGTTCTGTCCATAATCAGTACGTTGATGGTCAAGGCTTAAAAAGTTCCTCGATCTTAAAGTTATAGGTGGTACGTTAAAATTAACTCGAGAAAGTATATATAGAGCGTCAATTTGACCGATTaataattttccaataaaagcGGCCCTAAAAATATTCCTCCTTTTGGCAAGCGTGTCCATACCAAGCAATCTGCAGCGATCTGTATAGGGTAGTAATTCTGTAGGGTTACGCCATGGCAGAGATGTAAGAGCATAACGAATGAACCTAGCTTGAACTGATTCAATGACTGATCGCACTGATCGAAGACAATATGGATCCTTGAACTCTTTTgctattttgaatttgaatccaagatttcggttttttttttatgttaaagatattttattcaggcctatttgcgtacaagctttacgtggccgatttagctgagtttttaaataaaagatttttttttgtattggatctcgttgtcaccctttttctagggggagaggagcttccattttcctcctgcgaggattgaggggcacttcgttcgtggttcgtctcgtcatccattgccgcatcggtggtattgttgttgatttcgttgctagttgctgtagatgcgctttgttgtacattgtttgcagttgctggttggttggatggtaagctgttctataggggatacgttggatggtttcgttggaggggatgcttcactgttgttggtgactgtcacaggtgtactggggttgcttggggttggtgtgaagaaagCACCGTTGTATTTTGGTGTAGTTggcttcttgtccagtttatcacatggctgaacagcattttggcaatattgacatgtggccatctgattgtcataggtaacaagtgatttgcacggtattcttgtatcttgaccgaatgtcacataagaaggtataggcctcctcaagcgcatgcgtaacaaacgtacgccatttagaataccggggaaaaaattcctccacttttcatcttcgatagagagaatctctccgtattgggacatagttttgcgaatataagaaccgttgacgcttgagggaagatcatgcacacgcacttctatagcactatcttccatatatactggaatgttgtacttgatattttcatgctccacatagtgcacattattattgtctttagcgaattgaattgcatccaactctttatagaactggatataaacaacattattggtcttattgcattggagtaaatgcacacgtttaatgtcaagattcatttgctccttaggcaaaccttcaagttctcgtatcgaaggtcgaattttgcactgtctgaagtcaacaataattgtattctttcgtaccgacggtagcttctgttcgtttggttcactcattttcgaggtctattgttcactgcacaatactgtacttgggtTCTTCTGTCcctaacgtaagcggttttgtttgtcgactgacttggatgagatgtaaacccgaactgaagATTTCGGTTGGCTTGAGCAGTAATATGACAGTAGTGGTCTCCGAAGGACAGCTGTGTATCCAGTAGTACACCAAGATCTCTGACAACTGATACTCTCTCGAGACATTCTCGGAAACAGTGTAGCTCCAAAGAACAGGCGTGTGAAGGTAACTACAGAACATGTGGATACACTAAGCGTCAATCGGTTACGCGTACACCAATCGCAGAAAACATCGAGCTGTTTTTGCAAAACAGGCAGTCCTCTTCGGATCGAATGATGAGGAAGAGTTTTAGATCATCTGCATAAATGCAGCACCCAGTTTTCGAATTTTCGCAATTTTCGTGCCCCATCTTCCATacttcgaatgcaatgcgatgtAAATTGAGCTAGGTTTGTTGCTGTCGATATGTATGTTTTAATTTCACTGAACAGAACACTGTTCACGAGAATCTCGAATAATTTAGATCCGGCGCAGAGTGATGTAATTCCACGACAGTTTTCTACGTttggtttattttcttttttaaatacgagaaacatatattatttttccagCATTGCGGAAATATTCCTTGCGAGAGCGACTGATTGAATATAAGTATTAAGGAAGAGCACAGAGAATTTGCACATCTTTTCAATATAATAGCATCTGGACCAGACGATGCAGATGACTTCAACTTATTAAATGCAGTGAGTATATCAGCGTTGGTGAACTGGATGTTATTAAGGCTCAGTACATCGCAAGGAACATCTCTTAGGCCGGACTCCACCTGTGCTGAAGTAGACGGAACAGTCTCAAAAACACTTGAAAAGTGTTTAGCAAACAGCTTGCAGATTGCACCAGACAAACTTGAACTTTCATTCCCTAGAGTCATCATGGTAGGAAGACCGTTCTCTTTGCGTTTGTTATTCACAAAAGACCAGAAACGTTTTGGGTTTTGTTTAAGGTTGGCTTGAATCTGTAGAACATATCTCGAATAAAGGAAGCGATTATACGCCTTATAATTGTTGCTGGCATGAGTGAATTCCCGTTTGGTAGTAGGATTACGTCGAATTGTATAGTGCCGAAGTGCAGCTGCTCTTAAACGTTTGAGTTGACGAAGGTGTCGATTTGACCAAGGTGGTTTTGGTCGAGGACGTG comes from Malaya genurostris strain Urasoe2022 chromosome 3, Malgen_1.1, whole genome shotgun sequence and encodes:
- the LOC131438263 gene encoding alpha-amylase A-like is translated as MMEDQTETKSDNLVGNHGRSAIVQLFEWTFVDIQAECVLHLGPTGFGAVQVSPVNEVRILPNRSWRERYEPISYKILGRSGAEMQLRSMVKTCNAAGVRIYVEVVLNSMAGGTGSVQGTGGSVAYPSYRDYPDASYGIGDFNHPCTVLNQSDPHQVRNCQIDELPDLNQGLTSVRRRIVDFLNKLISMGVAGFYIHAARNMWPHDLKAIYSQLENLSTTAGFSSRSRPFIYQDVMDLRSEETFRKEYVLLGMTTEYRFAYDIGAIIFKQKPFHWMVNLGTKIGYIPREHSVIFLDDPVLQRIPNVDDLPKIVTFKHRRLYSIALVFMLGHRYGTPRIMSSYNFNNRNEGLPSDTRGKISPVTLDAEGQCTGGWICEHRWKIVASMMRFRTEVSWQSVISWVDNGQNQLAFCRGKAGFIAINAEISLSMKANVFTCMKAGIYCDIISGKVDGTKCSGIAVTVNDDGRADIFISSRANEPFVVLLASEKLP